The Pirellulimonas nuda genome includes a region encoding these proteins:
- a CDS encoding GNAT family N-acetyltransferase has translation MNGLLTFTRLRVEDSARLAALLALASAADRTLFHPFEFDEDSLRSVLAAARDDLLVGVSAQGVTDLAALYTLRGLDDGYASPMFGVFVSPTRRRCGVAALCITHAITTARLAGCPDVQLKVHHDNSAARALYARMGFQPMREMGGQAVLCKSFASPPGAVA, from the coding sequence ATGAATGGCTTGCTCACCTTTACCCGACTGCGGGTCGAAGACTCCGCGCGGCTAGCCGCGCTGCTCGCCCTGGCGTCTGCGGCCGATCGAACGCTGTTCCACCCGTTTGAGTTCGATGAAGACTCGCTGCGCAGCGTGCTTGCGGCGGCGCGGGATGACCTGCTGGTAGGCGTGTCTGCACAGGGCGTTACCGACCTGGCGGCGCTCTACACGCTGCGTGGGCTCGACGACGGGTACGCGTCACCCATGTTCGGCGTGTTCGTGAGCCCGACGCGCCGCCGCTGTGGCGTGGCCGCCCTGTGCATCACGCACGCGATTACCACTGCGCGGCTGGCGGGCTGCCCGGATGTCCAACTCAAGGTGCACCACGACAACTCGGCCGCCCGGGCTTTGTACGCACGCATGGGATTCCAGCCGATGCGGGAGATGGGCGGCCAAGCGGTGTTGTGCAAGTCGTTTGCTTCGCCCCCGGGCGCAGTGGCATGA
- a CDS encoding glycosyltransferase family 4 protein: MTLRIGFYLGDVSVLKGGVGPYAQRVARALSAHRFNSAVDVRVLCNRGALPDGVEPARVTYLGSNRGPRRSWNSVRGRAFRAVEQLVRRRSADPWREPAGGPIHRAARAHRLDLLHFPIQHSPEENPGVPFVVTMHDVQELHFPEFFSPADRLHRAQFNLTATRNAAAVVVSFEHIRQDLIRLFGCDPSRVVVLPLPYAQIGLSCAKPADEAEMQAKYGTREGFFLYPAQTWPHKNHLRLIEAFERVCRKSERSLRLVCTGVKNADHFPEIEARLARSPVRDRVSFTGLVDEGELAWLYRHCTATVVPTLYEAGSFPVLEAMRAGAPVVCARTTSLPDTLGDERFLFDPQDIGSIAQAMTRMASDAAFRVASVENGARRMAELDAIDVGAAYEAFWLGLRDRLALR, translated from the coding sequence ATGACGCTGAGGATCGGCTTCTACCTCGGCGACGTCTCGGTGCTCAAGGGGGGCGTTGGCCCCTATGCCCAGCGGGTTGCGCGGGCCCTTTCTGCCCACCGCTTCAACAGCGCCGTCGACGTGCGAGTGCTCTGCAACCGCGGCGCGCTGCCGGATGGGGTCGAACCGGCGCGCGTGACTTACCTCGGATCAAATCGCGGGCCGCGGCGTAGCTGGAACAGCGTCCGTGGGCGGGCGTTCCGCGCCGTCGAACAACTGGTGCGGCGCCGATCGGCCGACCCGTGGCGCGAGCCCGCTGGCGGCCCGATTCATCGCGCGGCGCGTGCCCACCGGCTCGATCTGCTCCACTTTCCAATCCAACACTCGCCCGAAGAGAACCCGGGGGTTCCCTTCGTGGTGACGATGCACGACGTGCAGGAACTGCACTTCCCGGAGTTCTTTTCGCCAGCAGACCGCCTGCATCGCGCACAATTCAACCTTACCGCTACCCGCAACGCGGCCGCGGTTGTCGTGTCGTTCGAACACATCCGCCAGGACCTGATCCGCCTGTTCGGATGCGACCCGAGCCGGGTGGTGGTGCTTCCGCTTCCCTACGCGCAAATCGGCTTGAGCTGCGCAAAGCCCGCGGACGAAGCCGAGATGCAGGCCAAGTACGGCACACGGGAAGGCTTCTTCTTGTACCCGGCACAGACGTGGCCCCACAAGAACCACCTGCGGCTGATCGAGGCGTTCGAGCGCGTCTGCCGGAAGTCCGAGCGGTCGCTACGCCTCGTCTGTACGGGTGTGAAGAACGCGGACCACTTCCCGGAGATCGAAGCCCGGCTGGCTCGCTCTCCGGTCCGCGACCGGGTGTCGTTCACGGGCCTAGTGGACGAAGGGGAGCTGGCCTGGCTGTATCGCCACTGCACAGCGACCGTGGTCCCTACGCTGTACGAAGCGGGCAGCTTCCCGGTGCTCGAAGCGATGCGCGCCGGGGCGCCGGTTGTGTGCGCACGGACAACCTCGCTGCCAGACACCCTGGGCGACGAGCGGTTCTTGTTCGATCCCCAAGACATTGGCTCGATCGCACAAGCGATGACGAGGATGGCTAGCGATGCAGCGTTTCGCGTCGCCAGTGTCGAGAACGGCGCGCGGCGGATGGCAGAGCTTGATGCGATCGACGTGGGCGCCGCGTACGAAGCCTTTTGGTTGGGGCTGAGAGATCGACTCGCGCTCCGATAA